cctcatcacacactgcaggtgaaacaatgacaaaactgatgtccttaagctttcaagtgatgccccattcaccctattctcccgacctggctccttctgactattatctgttccccaaactcaaaaaacacctaaagggacaacgattagggagtgttctggaggcaactaatgctgcaaatgagaggttacaccagcagtcggaagaattttatttgcagggacttaagaagctgcaggacagaccgttgcaagtgcattgactccctgagggaatatgtagaatagtgtggcagttacagcttcctagctcaattttttctgggaaaggctcaatacttatcagcaccccctcgtaaaaGGGAAGAGGAGACAAAGAAGGAGTTGtcaagaaagcaaagagaaaaagggTGGCCCTACTTGCTAGTGGTCTGGGACTCCTGCCTTAGCTACAAGAACTACAATTACTGAAGTCCAAAATGGTGGCTACATACTTGGAGAATGCACCTCCATTGATTTAAAATATCCATCCCCAGTCACTTATCTCCCTTTCTGTAGATAAAATGATTTGCAAGCATTGAACAAACTATCCTCTTGTTGCTTTCTAATCAAAGCATGTGGCCCTGCAGTGGCATGGAGCTGGCTCCACGCTTTCAAGTCACCATTTTCAAACTTAACCCATCTCCCATGATTAGAATATCTTGCCATGATGAATTACTTACTATTCTGCTTTCCCCCAAGTTTCGTAATGCTCAGTTTAATGAAAAGACATGGCTTGCCTGAATGGAGAAATGATTCTTAATTCAGCATGattttacttgtttattttaaaaatgtataaattttAGAAAACATGATATGGAATCCCTGCTAATTCCATGCAGCAGTATATACAGGGATAGATAACATTAATGTAAAAATCAAATCTTTGGGATGCAAAATTTGCTTTTTCAGAATTTGATGACGCAGCCAACTTGCTGGCAGCGAATCCAGATGCTGTCACAATAAGCATTGATGAACCTACTGAGAAACCAAAGAAAAAGCATGGACATCTGCAAGATTCTACAAGAGAAGAAGATGATGAGCTATTGGGGACTGATGCTTCAGATAAAACTGAGGTCAGATAATAATTCAAGAATTCTGTCTCACAGTGTTACTCAGTATTTAACACGTTGTATGGAAATGGCAAGAGAGGCTGTTCAGTGTAACATCTGCAGGAAATTGAAAACATGGAGTAGTTTTCATCTGGTCAGACTaccaggcaggaaaaaaaagttatatgATCCAAGAAATCTGGTACCAAAGGCTAGAGTTCTGTGAGTTCCTACCTATAGAAGTGGAAAAGATTCTATGATGAATGGGATACGACAGCTTTGGATATAAATTGTTGGATTGGTTACATGTCAGCTGTTAGCACTGAGCTGGCATGCAAAATTGCTTTTGTACTTGTTGTAATCACAGATTTCTAGCATACAAATTGCAGCAGTTAAATGTGAACCATTACTTAAATGTAAACAAACTGAAGAGAAGTACTGTAATAATTTTAGGATTGTAGCCAAATAATTGTTCTACATTAGTTGTTTGTAGACCTATTTATAGCAGTACAAAGTTCATATAAACCTTTCAACAACAGAAAGGAGATTTTCTTTCTAGATCCTGCAATATTTCTTCtttgatctgtttttttcctgcctgGTGTGAAATCCTACAGAGAgcaaactgaggggagatacagcTACCCAGCCCTCCGTAGGAATACCGATTAGAGGAAAGTATATCTAAATGATAGTCAGTGATAAAAGGATGCATcatttcagaaatacagtggtgcctcgacttgcgaacgtcCCTAGTTGCAAAAAATTCGAGATACgaaaagctctggccacaaaatattgctttgacttgtggccggagcttcgagttacgaaaaaaaatgcaggggaggaggggaaagcatgaaatttgaattttcagttgaccgttggccaACGAAGAGGCTGtgtgtctgctacctcgctcatcccagcagttagaaagtgaatagggagagagtcttcagactacctggtactgcttggtactgcctggtactgtactgtatagactgtattttttggctttttttaaaaaattgatttttggattgttgactttttttaaacaaagagacTGCCTGTTGTGGGTgagtacatatactgtacagtatttactgtactgtacagggtttttttgcagcttggtgaggggtagggctaggtgggggttatgtttctgtgccctgatgggtcttgcagtgtgggtttaaaatgtgaaaagtatactgtaacataaaattaaaattaaatgtgaaaattagactgtaattttaaaatgtaaaatttatttatttatttttgcattctgtggcttctaggatttgtgtatgtatatatatatatatatatatatatttatttatttatatatatatatatatatatatatatatatatatatatatatatatatatatatatatatatatatatatatatatatatttgtttatttgtttatttgtttatttgtttatttatttatttaatatcccgcctatctagccaacacaggaccactctaggcagcctctctgttgttttaaaatgtgtggatttaaaatgtgactccaaagtcttttttttttcctttggggatctgtttgcttaATAATAgttggttgttgatgcaggcaggctgtataatgcagtttagactccacggcctttttttcttaaaatcagaaaatattctgtgaggggctgtggtgcttgCTAATGCAGCCAGGCTTGAAAATGGAGTTTACTGTAGACTCAAAGGTGCTTGGTTAAAAGGtcttctgtttagaaggtgttctcctgcccttttttaacctaaaaggtgcttgggttttgtttaaaaggtgcttgtttttaaaagtgttcagTTTAGaagtgttccctcccccctccctcctttcctgcctttttttttttttgacctaagatcatcttaggtcaaaagaagaaaaattctccccctagtggtaaaggtaaagtaaaggtaaaggttccccctgacaattttgtccagtcgtgtccaactctaggcagcggcgctcatctccgtttccaacccatagagttagcgtttgtccgcagacaatcctccgtggtcacatggtcagcgtgactagacacggaatgccatttaccttcccaccgaggtggtacctatttatctacagtggtgcctcgcttaacgagcgcaccgtataacgattaaatcgcatagcgatccgttttttcggatcgctaatgcgatcgcacaacgtttttcctatagggaaaaattcgctttgcgaagaccggtaagcgtttcgcttaccgatcttcgcaaaacgacccccgctgatcagctgttcggcggccaaaatggccgccggaagccgggaaatggcctaaaatggccgcgcagcgttttcgcgccctcgttaagctaggcgagggcgcgaaaatggctgccggccattagaaagcttcgttgaacggtgagtatttggctcatttggaacgcattaaaccatgtttaatgcgttccaattgaaatccctgccccgttcaacgatgcttcagcatagcgaaggttaatccggaacggattaacctcgctatgcgaggcaccactgtacttgcatttttgcattttgcatgctttcgaactgctaggttggcgggagctgggacaagcgacaggggctcactccgttgcgtggatttgatcttacaactgcaggtcttctgaccttgcagcacagcggcttcagcggtttaacccgcagtgccaccatgtccccctagtgatagagtacagattaaccagctttacattagttcttatgggagctaatgcttcgacttaaggaCAGCACCTCTgcataagaacaaaaaaacagccggaacggattaaatggtttctagtgcattcctatgggaaatggtgattcgacTTACACAAATTTCGAGATGCAACCacagttccaatacagattaatttcgtaaattgaggcaccactgtatctacagaACAAGGCGAATCTAATTCCTTGACCAAAAGCAGATGATCCCAGATTGTCTGAGCTTTGGCTAAAGCCAAGGGGAGAAAAGTGCACATGGTTGTAATAAGAATAGCTTTAAGAATTAACAGGGTGTCACCAGATGATAGACTACATGGTATAAATCTTGCTAAAAATTCCACTTCAGAGTTAAAGTATCATTTCCAACTATAATaaaaattgttttcagtttttatatAAAAAGGCATGCTGATATTTAGCTACTCTgcatttcttttcatcttttaaaattatatcttCCAGTTGCTTGCTGGACAGAAGAAAAGTGCTCCATTTTGGACATTTGAGTACTACCaaactttttttgatgttgatacCTACCAGGTTTGTAATCTGCCAATGGCACTTATTCAGTGATCTTTAGATTATGCTTTACATTTAGAtcgtttctttgttttgttgcaaAATGGTTCCAACACGTTGTTCAATTAGCAGTATGAACAGTATTATTTAGAGTCCATCATACTGCttccctttacagtggtgccccgcaagacgattttaatttgtgccattgaaatcgctgtcttgtgaaaacattgtcttgtgaaaagcatttccccattggaatgcattgaaacccgtttaatgcgttccaatggggaaaaattgtcatcgcccagcgaaaattgcccatagggaagccgctttgcgaagcgccgatccgctgtttaaaatcgctgtcttgggAAAAACGggcctgaaaacacccgttttgtgaagatcgccccagggaagccattttgcaaagtggatgatcagctgtaaaaattgtcgtcttgcaaaaaaatggtccacgaagcacggaccaaattgtCATCCatcaaaattcccccataggaataactgttttgcaaagcaaaatggccGTCGCAAAACCTTgtcatcatgcggattcgtcaaTTTGAGGggtaatcatcttgcgaggtaccactgtacttgtaccTTTACacgatcagtgattcccaacgtTTTTGAGTCGTACCGCCTTTTGTAATAGCCAAGCAACCTGCATCcccctgccatatttgcataaaaatgaatttttaatagggtaaagcCATCCCTTCTCGGAAAGTAGAGGTTTCCTCCCCCTGCCCGAAGGGCCTGTTTcttatgcacacacatgcacactaactttaatatccaacTCTGAAAGGTGTTGGAAATAAGGCAATATGTGACACacacagaaaacactttgcaacctcTTGGGGATCATGACccacaggttgggaaacactgtacagtatagtgtttctcaacctgtgtatgtctgtgaagattctctgtcatccaagtgaggttacctgaaagttgagtcatggcaactggacttcttctgTATTAagctgaaacatttcgctactcacccaagtagcttcttcagtttgaggagagttggtaggagactcatGATATATCCTCCCCGttgttttcacttccccctggtctgagtagactcgttagatggacaatggatgggagggtgagtgaaaatcccacctctgcagtccttctccacccattgtcatgggtcgttaacagtggtctttctggtggatgTGGTCCTGAtatttctggggacagatgaaagggcagcatgataagtaggagacagattgtgtctGAGGCCTCCATCCCTGCTGAGagagggattttctgtatgcacatcTATGGCCTCTGTGACCTCTCTCtgaaaccacctatcttctcggtccaaaatgagtacatcttggtcatcaaatgagtgtcctttgtccttcaaatgaaggaacactgatGATTGTGGTCTTGAgctgttgcccctcctgtgctggacCATTCTCCTGTTtggtggctgtttggtttctccaatttatacctctgaacactcctctttgcattggaccgtatatactatattgctcctgttttgttttagtgTTTGGTCTTTTGAGGGGATGAGTccctgccttagtgtgtttgtgggtctgAAGTGCATGGATTTGTGgtatttaccaaaaatccttttgagcttttcagacacacccgtCATGTAAGGAAggaccaggttcttccatcagctctgggtctcagactgttccactCTCCTGCTGGGTCGAGACATTGCCTTGTGAAAGGTcgattttggatatccacaggccttaagggctgtcctcagatgtccatcttccttcttcttggcttctgtggaggtggggatgtttcttgctttgTGGTTCAGCGTcttgatgacccctagtttgtgttacaatgggtgatgagagtcaaacagCAGGTATTGATcggtgtgtgtaggttttctgtagatttctattcctaagctaccattggatcctatgatgactgtacagtccaggaaagccaggtggttgtctttggtgtcttccctggtgaacttgatatttgtttatgtggtctgtgaaggcctgtacttcctgaatcttgatcttcacccaggtgtcatccacatacctgAACTAATCCAATCAGAGTCATCCCCTGGAATATGTTTAGTGCCTTTTCCACTTATTCCATGTATGTATAAGTTGGCAACCATGGGCAACACCAGGGAACCCATGGCACAGGCATGTTTCTGTCTGTAAAAGTCCCCTCTGTAGGTGAAATAAGTGGTGCTCAAGACACAGGTCCAGGAGCAGGCCTATCTGGTCCGGGTTGAGGATGCTTCTGATAGAGAAGGTGTTGTCTTCTTCTTGTCTCCTTTTTACAGTTGTTAGGGCATTGGGGGTGGGAATGTTGgttaagagagagagatgtgacaTCAAAGGACACCATGGTTTCATCAGTATTTAGTTTCAGTTCCCTGACCTTGGACACAAACTCCTCTGAGTTGTGAATGTGATGATCCGTGTGCCCAACCAATGGTGCTAGGATGGCCAGGTATTTAGCAATGTTGTATGCTACCAAGTTTATGCTGCTGTCAGTGAGTCTGAGGGGAGCTCCTTCCTTGTGTATCTTGAGAAGCCCATAAAAGCAGGGGGGGCTCTCCAAGATATAACTGGTGGTAGGTTGCCCTGTTGATGATGTGGTCCTatatggaaagatggaaatgggccaTTTCTTTTGAAAAGTGTGATTTAGGTCTGTTGCTTTTCTCTGTGTCTTTACATGTTCAGTGTGAGGTGTGAATGCATGTTCAACATGTTTGTGCTTCTAACTGCTTCTTGTTTCTATTACAATTTATTTGATATTTGATATTCTGGTTTTGTGTACAACTATATAAATTGTTGTCCAGATTGAATAACCTTTACACCATCATTACCATCTCAGTTGACTTGTCTGTCTTGCTATATGCGCTTCTGTCATCAAACTATTCCAATCTAGTTTTTCAAATGGCTGTTTTAGTAGAAAAATAATGGGGAGAGTTgtttagtaatacagtggtgccttgcttaatgggtgccccgtttaacggcaaatccgcatagcgattaagtttttgcagttgcaaaagcgatcgcattacgatgatttagatcagtggttcttaacctttttgaaaaaaacgcccccttgagccattgaggaagttatcatcacccccctccccgcagtgatgatatcttttatttatttatttatttatttatttatttatttatttatttatttatttatttatttatttatttatttaagacacttaaatccaatgacccctgaaaacaaaattaaattccaagaaaatgaaatgccccccaaaaagtaacatttaatgatttagttgcaagtgaattttaagacgcaagatgaaatataaaaagggcataaaaacaaatgcaggaactaaaaatttcaagacaaaaagtctgaaactaaattaaaattgtaggaaaatatatatttatgcacactgtaaaaaggctgcagccatcttcacaggtttggcttgctccagcgcccccctaccgcccccttctgctccagcgcccccatgctgccccttttcgttctaccgcccccctaaaaaatgaaatcgccccctggggggcattatcgcccacgttaagaaccactgatttagatattaaaaaatcgctttgcgatgatcggtaaactgtttcgcttaccgattttcgcatagcgatgtttttagaacagctgatcggtgtttccaaaatggccgctgggtaattaaaatggccacctgctgtgtttttgcgcccattcctcgcttaccgggcagcgaaaatggcggccgtgtggaggattttcgctaaacggtgagttttttgcccataggaacgcattaatttcgttgtatggtatactgtgtatatacttacaatgacaataaattatattattattattattattattattattattaaacgtgttttaatgcattcctatgggcttttttgttccgcatagcaacgaatccacatagtgacgatttttctggaacggattatcgtcgctatgcggggcaccactgtacataagtgGGATAGCAGGAGCGTTAGGAGGCCATTCACAGAATTGTAGCAAAGGAGATTGTTATATTCAGAAAAACATAACACAATCAGTGACCAGTTCAACCATAATAGCCTTGGTCAGAGAAACTGTTTCTTACTCTTCTAGAAATAAATATCTACTGATGCTTCTTTCTTATTCTCCTGTCAACTTCTGCTTAAGAGGAATGGTAGGTTTCCTCAACCACAGTTTTCTATATGGAAACTTGTGATTTAAAGGGTTCTGCAAATCTGGATATGAAGAAATATCTAATCCTGATTTTATTTCTAGTTAGAAGGGAACACTTAAAACATAATTTCACAGTTCAGATATTATGGAAAACTGTGGTTAGGTATACTAAGTTAGTTTTCCTGAGCTTGGGGTGAAAGAGGAAGGAGTGTATGGGCACATTGTATGTTTCCAAGCTCTTAAACCTTGGTTTATCAAACAAGTGACAACATTGACCAGAATACttttacttagcatagtaaatcacactagaatagacccattgaatcaatggggaattTAGGGagtcctctgcaagttccattgattcaaatcaaCCTACTTTAAGTGACTTGCTTTAGCACAGTAACTTACAattagactaggcccatttgaatcaattgaacagGAGTTCTTACTAAATCCCCATTAGttcactgggtctactctagtgtgatttactgtgctaagcaacaggattttagccattgaatACTACATTCTTATAATCAAAAGGTATTTAGCACTTTTAATTAAAATCTCAATCAAATGTCCTGTATTACTTTTAATAGGTTTTGGACCGAATTAAAGGTTCTGTTTTTCCAGTACCAGGAAAAAATTTTGTGAGACTGTACATTCGAAGTAATCCAGATCTTTATGGTAAGTACATAttatcataaaaatatttttctactttTACACCAAATGGAATAATCAGGATAATTTATCTTTCACTTTTGTTCCCATTAAGGTCCATTTTGGATTTGTGCCACATTGGTCTTTGTCATTGCTATCAGTGGTAATCTCTCAAAATTCTTCATCCATGTGGGGAAACCTGCTTTTCATTACGTGCCTGATTTCCAAAAAGGTTCGTATAGTTATATTAAAAATCTATTCACCAGTATTGGCCCAAGGTGTTTTGCTTCAGCCATTTTTTGGATGTTCTTATAATCATAGAGAAAATGGCTCCCTCTGACTCTCATTCCATGCAGGTTAAGAGTGTAATCCAACCCTTTGCCACCACTCACTGTCCCCTAGAATCTGCTGCCAAAAGTCACTGCATCACTGTGTCTAATGACTgtgccagttctttttttttttttactcaaagTGTGTCGGAAATGGTCAGACTGAGAAATCTTATGATGCATTTCGTATATAACAAACAATAGCTTGCAACAATAGTTTAAAGCTGTAGGCACAAAAATAGCCACAGTAACTAACTGCATCCTGTTCAGACGCCtcataaagaaaaagaacagatctGTTTGTATCTTGTGAGGTGGCCATTTCTGTGATGTGACAGACTGATGAAAGTGGTGTGATTCTTTGCACTAACTGGCATCTCTTTCACAGTATCCATAGCTGCAACCGCCATCTATGCTTATGCTTGGCTAGTTCCTCTAGCTCTCTGGGGATTCCTCATGTGGAGAAACAATAAAGTTGTGAACATTGTCTCCTACTCATTTCTTGAGATTGTGTGCGTTTATGGCTATTCACTCTTCATTTATATTCCAACTGCGGTAAGTACAGTGTAAATAATTTTTTGGCATATTCATGAAGAGCAAGTGCTGAGTGAGGGGAATATCTAAAATAAACAGACCAATACAGCCTTTTGACATTTTGTATGTGAGCCTGAAAAGATTATATTATGTCAAGTGTGGCatactaaatattaaaaaaatgtcATTGAGGTTATTACAATTTGATTTGGAGGATTATCCCAAACTGTGGAGTCTAGCATTCATAATTACTTAGTCTATAGTTTGGAAAAGTCAAAATGTGTCTTAGAAAGCTAGAACACTCTGTATCAGATGTGGGGCAGGGCTAGAAGATGGAAAGGATAGAAGTACAGTTGCATAAATGAAAGGCTACATATGCACCATCAGATTTTGCCCTTTGAATTTGGCTTTACAAATTGAGTTAGAGAcactatgtttttaaaaggatttatttATTGTCTTAATTCTGGGTGTTAGTTATTGATACAGTACattaggacccccttatccatgggatcggtATCTGTGGTTACATTTATCCATGTcttgaaaattttaaaagaaaaaacccagaaatacatattttcatgatgtagttataaaaactggccactagagggggcagagaccatactatgtgtagggtttgctattatccatggttttggGCCTCCActgggggcttggaactgatcccatTCAGATATGGGGTTCCTGTACAAACCAAACGTAATACTGTATTGCCATAAAATTGTACTTGGTGAGAACTGGCAATGACgacttcatttcctttctttttaattacagaTTTTGTGGATTATTCCACAGAAAGCCCTCAGATGGGTTTTGGTGGTATTTGCTCTGTGTCTTTCAGGATCTGTTTTAGTGATGACATTTTGGCCCGCTGTTAGAGATGACAACCGAAGAATTGCCGTGGCTACTGTTGTGACAGTTGTGCTTCTCAATGCCTTGCTTGCTGTTGGTTGCTTGGTATGACAATTCTGTTTCCCTTTTGCATACAGTTTTTCTTTGATCACTTGACCTAAGTGACTTGATCTACAGATGCCAAGACTTTTTTTAATAGGGAACAATTGGAAATTTCACAGCAAAAACATATAATCACATTGCTGTTAAAATACTGAGAGAGATTATCTGACTTGGTGCAAGAAATCTATTACTCATTAACTTAACAGCTTTTTCAGAGGTTCAGCACCCAATACAGGCTCAGGGTGCAAAAGTGATGTGCTAGGTTAATTAAATCCTATGCTGCAAGCACGCTTGGCTTATTctgctgcattttatttttaacaactttCAGATAATTACCGCAACCATGTTCTAATTTGTTCTGTGTCTTCCTATTACTGGTTTTCCGAGATACTGTATGATGCTTCATATAAATACTGTGTCAATCAATACAGAACATAGGTTTATTAAAGCTTATTGTTgcattatcttcttcttcttactcACATAACCAACATATTACGTTTTTAAAAGTACAGGGTGTATAGGAGGCTCacttgcaaaaaaaccccattctcCTCCTTTACTCCCCGGTAATGTAGGCCTACTTTTTTGATGCTCCGGAACTGGATATACCTCCTACTGTACTTCCACATAATGGAACAAAGGCTTGATAACTGGTAAGATTTTaccgattttttaaaaacaatttttggtGTGTTTTCGGAATTGTAATTAATTGCAGATTGAGTACTAATTCCACTCACATCCCTGCTGTTTCTCACAGGGCTACTACAGCTGTACTGGCATCCTCCACAAATTGTCCAGCAGTGTCATATTTGTCTCCTTGTACCTGACAAGTACAAGGTTGCTGAACAATTGTCCTATTTGCTTTTTTCTAAGTGGAAAGCCCTAGCAAGACAGCACCAGCATTAGGAGCTTGGATCAGTTTTGGTAGCTCTGTGAATGTGCCAGCAAAGGGCCTCCTACATCTCTTCCTGTTCTTGAAAAGCCTGTGGTACAGAATGCTGTCTTGGGTAAGAACTTGCCAGGAAAACCTGGATCAGAGACAGGCTCCAGGGACAGCACAGCAGAAGCTTAATGATTCTGTACAGAATTAGACTATGATTTTTTATTAAGACATAATATCAGGCCTAGCACAGGATTTATTACTACCTAGGGCAAAGATAAGAATGCTACTCCAGATTCCATTTGCAGAAATAAAGAGAGCTGGCAGTTTTATATTCAACAAAGGCATTGGGGCTGTGTCTTCCATAGTACTTGAGGGCAGCAGGCTAGTTTATGCTTATAGTTTAGCTGCAGCAGTGGACACAACAGTGTTCTTCAGCACCTTATAAAGCTTTCCACGTCTCAACTGTAGCATCTGCTACTTGAAAGGACTACCTCATTATATCTGATGGTAGGAATACCCTGCATAATATTTTTAAGATAATGACTTaataaaattaaagcagaaaTTGAATAGGATGTG
This sequence is a window from Pogona vitticeps strain Pit_001003342236 chromosome 4, PviZW2.1, whole genome shotgun sequence. Protein-coding genes within it:
- the YIPF1 gene encoding protein YIPF1 isoform X1, yielding MAAVDDLKFQEFDDAANLLAANPDAVTISIDEPTEKPKKKHGHLQDSTREEDDELLGTDASDKTELLAGQKKSAPFWTFEYYQTFFDVDTYQVLDRIKGSVFPVPGKNFVRLYIRSNPDLYGPFWICATLVFVIAISGNLSKFFIHVGKPAFHYVPDFQKVSIAATAIYAYAWLVPLALWGFLMWRNNKVVNIVSYSFLEIVCVYGYSLFIYIPTAILWIIPQKALRWVLVVFALCLSGSVLVMTFWPAVRDDNRRIAVATVVTVVLLNALLAVGCLAYFFDAPELDIPPTVLPHNGTKA
- the YIPF1 gene encoding protein YIPF1 isoform X2, with amino-acid sequence MAAVDDLKFQEFDDAANLLAANPDAVTISIDEPTEKPKKKHGHLQDSTREEDDELLGTDASDKTEVLDRIKGSVFPVPGKNFVRLYIRSNPDLYGPFWICATLVFVIAISGNLSKFFIHVGKPAFHYVPDFQKVSIAATAIYAYAWLVPLALWGFLMWRNNKVVNIVSYSFLEIVCVYGYSLFIYIPTAILWIIPQKALRWVLVVFALCLSGSVLVMTFWPAVRDDNRRIAVATVVTVVLLNALLAVGCLAYFFDAPELDIPPTVLPHNGTKA